One window from the genome of Microcebus murinus isolate Inina chromosome X, M.murinus_Inina_mat1.0, whole genome shotgun sequence encodes:
- the TRPC5OS gene encoding putative uncharacterized protein TRPC5OS, whose translation MESVSMSIPLLVGGLIDCVAQLVRIAEELLQLMSQEQVPCTEQIEAEASLLEEGSLPDLADLSDLESILIPLDDEDLMFDIDEVMLDIGDVYEDVFSDINDDFKSD comes from the coding sequence ATGGAGTCAGTGTCAATGTCAATCCCTCTACTAGTTGGTGGGCTTATTGATTGTGTAGCCCAGTTAGTAAGAATAGCTGAAGAGCTCTTACAATTGATGTCACAAGAACAAGTTCCTTGTACAGAACAGATCGAAGCAGAAGCATCTCTTCTTGAGGAAGGTTCACTACCAGACCTTGCTGATCTCTCAGACTTAGAATCAATACTTATACCATTAGATGATGAAGACCTAATGTTTGATATAGATGAAGTTATGTTAGACATAGGTGATGTATATGAAGATGTATTCTCTGACATAAATGATGACTTTAAAAGTGACTAA